A DNA window from Hemibagrus wyckioides isolate EC202008001 linkage group LG11, SWU_Hwy_1.0, whole genome shotgun sequence contains the following coding sequences:
- the fmnl2b gene encoding formin-like protein 2 isoform X3, translating into MGNAESVDAQLTDFRARNKPPKLPMPDPAELEERFSIALNSMNLPPDKVRLLRQYDNEKKWELICDQERFQVKNPPHTYIQKLRGFLDPAVTRKKFRRRVQESTQVLRELEISLRTNHIGWVREFLNEENQGLDVLVEYLSFAQYAVTFDGDAAESTSGEASVETPWSRSIEDLHGDANLPSPVSSSSIQRSTRHSLRSNTLPSRRTLKNSRLVCKKDDVHVCIMCLRAIMNYQYGFNMVMSHPHAVNEIALSLNNKNPRTKALVLELLAAVCLVRGGHEIILAAFDHFKEVCSESQRFEKLMEDFKNEDNNIDFMVACMQFINIVVHSVEDMNFRVHLQYDFTKLALDDYLERLKHTESDKLQVQIQAYLDNLFDVGTLLEDAETKNAALERVEELEESLSQMTDKLLDMENEAMSKIVELEKQLMQKNKELDSLRALYRDASSQVHSLRRMVREKDEAIQKQSRLEKKIHELERRGSLQIQVRGEGDGEGETSPLPSPPQPMPLSPCPDAMVQAGAGASSSYASTSQTGTLRKIATPPPPPPPPPPPPPMPDDSLPNGPSAVTAPPPPPPPPPPPPPPPLGQAMEMSTPLPPPPPPVAPPLPGCGTPTVIFNSGLTAVKIKKPIKTKFRMPVFNWVALKPNQINGTVFNEIDDERILEDLNVDEFEEMFKTKAQGPSVDMTLSKQKAPQKGPSKVSLLEANRAKNLAITLRKAGKSPEEICKAIQSFDLRTVPVDFAECLMRFMPTEAEVKTLRQYERERRPLAELTDEDRFMMMFSKIERLPQRMTIMAFMGNFSDSLQMLTPQLHAIIAASVSIKSSQKLKKILEIILALGNYMNSSKRGAVYGFKLQSLDLLLETKSTDRKQTLLHYIGNVVREKYAVVSMFYNELHYVEKAAAVSLENVLLDVRELQRGMDLTRREYSMHGHNSLLKDFIQHNESRLKKLQDDARISQDAYDEVVKYFGESPKTMPPSVFFPVFVRFVKAYRQADDENEQRKKQEQLMMEKLMEQEAMMEEQEDQQSPSHKGKRQQQELIAELRKRQGKDSRLVYEGKDGAIEDIITDLRSHPFRRADAVRRSGRNSFDRQSLHLLRVATIC; encoded by the exons atgggCAACGCAGAGAGCGTGGACGCGCAGCTCACAGACTTCAGGGCGAGGAACAAGCCGCCCAAACTGCCCATGCCTGACCCCGCGGAGCTCGAGGAGAGGTTCTCCATCGCTTTG AATTCTATGAACCTTCCACCGGACAAGGTGAGGCTTCTACGGCAGTACGATAACGAGAAGAAATGGGAGCTCATCTGCGATCAG GAACGATTCCAGGTGAAGAATCCTCCTCACACATATATCCAGAAGCTAAGAGGATTTCTGGACCCCGCTGTCACAAGAAAG AAATTCAGGAGGAGAGTTCAGGAATCCACCCAGGTGCTCCGTGAGCTGGAAATCTCACTTCGAACTAATCATATCGG GTGGGTGAGAGAGTTTTTGAATGAAGAGAATCAAGGCCTGGATGTTCTGGTGGAGTACCTATCCTTCGCACAGTATGCCGTAAC CTTTGATGGCGATGCAGCGGAAAGCACTAGTGGAGAGGCTTCTGTAGAGACCCCGTGGAGCAGATCTATAGAAGATCTACACGGCGATGCTAATCTACCTTCACCagtcagcagcagcagtatTCAACGCTCCACGCGACACTCCTTACG GTCCAACACTCTTCCCAGCCGTAGGACGCTCAAAAATTCACGTTTGGTTTGTAAAAAGGATGACGTGCACGTCTGTATCATGTGTCTCAGAGCCATTATGAACTACCAG TACGGCTTCAACATGGTCATGTCACATCCACATGCTGTAAATGAAATTGCTCTGAGCCTCAACAACAAAAATCCCAG GACCAAAGCTTTGGTTCTGGAGCTGCTGGCTGCAGTTTGTCTCGTGAGAGGAGGGCATGAGATCATCCTGGCAGCCTTCGACCATTTCAAAGAG GTCTGTTCAGAGTCCCAGCGGTTTGAGAAGCTAATGGAGGACTTTAAAAACGAAGACAACAATATTGATTTCATG GTGGCATGCATGCAGTTCATCAACATCGTTGTGCACTCTGTAGAAGACATGAATTTTCGAGTTCACCTTCAGTATGACTTCACCAAGCTTGCACTGGATGATTATCTGGAA AGACTGAAGCACACCGAGAGTGATAAGCTGCAGGTGCAGATCCAGGCGTACCTAGATAACCTGTTCGATGTGGGCACGCTGCTGGAGGATGCTGAGACCAAAAACGCAGCGCTGGAACGCgtggaggagctggaggagaGTCTGTCACAA ATGACGGACAAGCTGCTGGACATGGAAAACGAGGCCATGTCTAAGATTGTGGAGCTGGAAAAGCAGCTGATGCAGAAGAACAAGGAGCTGGACTCCCTCCGG GCTTTGTACAGGGACGCCAGCTCTCAGGTGCATTCGCTCCGGCGTATGGTGCGCGAGAAGGATGAAGCCATCCAGAAGCAGTCCAGGCTGGAGAAGAAGATTCACGAGCTTGAGCGGCGTGGTAGTCTGCAGATCCAGGTGAGGGGTGAGGGAGATGGTGAGGGAGAAACGTCCCCTCTGCCCTCTCCTCCTCAGCCCATGCCTCTCTCACCGTGCCCTGATGCCATGGTCCAAGCTGGAGCAGGTGCCAGCAGCTCGTATGCTTCTACGTCACAAACTGGAACCCTGAGGAAGATAgccactcctcctccacctccaccaccgcctcctccaccaccacccatGCCTGACGACTCCT TACCAAACGGACCATCAGCTGTCACggcccctcctcctcctcctccacctccgccccctcctccaccacctcccCTTGGGCAGGCCATGGAGATGTCCACCCCACTACCCCCGCCTCCTCCCCCTGTAGCCCCTCCGCTCCCTGGTTGTGGCACGCCCACAGTCATATTTAATTCTGGCCTAACAG CGGTGAAGATTAAAAAGCCAATCAAGACTAAGTTCCGGATGCCGGTCTTTAACTGGGTGGCTCTGAAACCTAATCAGATCAATGGCACTGTCTTTAATGAGATTGACGATGAAAGGATTCTAGAG GACCTGAACGTGGACGAGTTTGAGGAGATGTTTAAGACCAAAGCCCAGGGTCCTTCAGTGGATATGACCTTGAGCAAGCAGAAGGCTCCACAGAAGGGCCCCAGTAAAGTGTCACTCCTAGAGGCCAACAGGGCCAAGAATCTGGCCATCACTTTACGCAAAGCAGGAAAGAGCCCTGAGGAGATCTGCAAAGCAATTCAGTC GTTCGACCTGCGCACCGTGCCTGTAGACTTCGCTGAGTGTCTGATGCGCTTCATGCCCACTGAAGCAGAGGTGAAGACGCTGCGGCAGTACGAGAGGGAGCGGCGACCCTTGGCGGAACTGACCGACGAGGATCGCTTCATGATGATGTTCAGCAAGATCGAACGGCTGCCTCAGAGGATGACCATCATGGCCTTCATGGGCAACTTTAGTGACAGCCTGCAGATGCTCACACCG caacTTCATGCCATTATTGCCGCATCAGTGTCCATTAAATCCTCCCAGAAGTTGAAGAAGATCCTTGAA ATCATTCTAGCTCTGGGGAACTACATGAACAGCAGTAAGAGAGGAGCAGTGTATGGCTTCAAGCTTCAAAGTTTAGATTTG CTGCTGGAGACCAAGTCCACAGACAGGAAGCAAACCCTTCTGCACTACATCGGTAATGTGGTGAGGGAGAAATACGCCGTTGTGAGCATGTTCTACAATGAACTCCATTATGTAGAGAAAGCTGCTGCTG TTTCTCTGGAGAATGTTCTGCTGGACGTGAGGGAGCTGCAGAGGGGGATGGATCTGACTCGCCGTGAATACAGCATGCATGGGCACAACTCGCTGCTCAAAGACTTTATCCAGCACAACGAGAGCAGGCTGAAAAAACTACAGGATGATGCAAGAATCTCACAG GACGCTTATGACGAAGTTGTGAAGTATTTCGGCGAAAGCCCCAAAACCATGCCACCTTCTGTATTCTTCCCAGTCTTCGTGCGCTTCGTCAAGGCCTACAGG CAAGCAGATGATGAGAACGAGCAGAGGAAGAAGCAGGAGCAGCTGATGATGGAGAAGCTTATGGAACAGGAGGCCATGATGGAAGAGCAGGAGGATCAGCAG TCTCCATCTCATAAAGGCAAGAGGCAGCAGCAGGAGCTGATTGCCGAGCTGAGGAAGAGGCAAGGCAAGGACAGCCGCCTTGTCTACGAGGGCAAAGACGGCGCCATCGAAGACATAATTACAG ACCTGCGCAGTCACCCTTTCCGCCGGGCCGATGCCGTCCGAAGGAGTGGGAGGAATAGCTTTGACAGACAGAGCCTTCATCTTCTCCGAGTGGCCACCATCTGCTGA